A single genomic interval of Carassius auratus strain Wakin unplaced genomic scaffold, ASM336829v1 scaf_tig00216542, whole genome shotgun sequence harbors:
- the LOC113098358 gene encoding uncharacterized protein LOC113098358 has translation MLLHIVSLIHLIFERDQLQSLDCVESNLCHLNTDLSHSRAMKGPEVVDSRSRFRFIESCLGLMGCLCISYAIWTPRWLDDRGLWTSGNESRLDDSWTTEDIAKALEAERVFAVVAFLMSVSSGLLCLMFALCWTSQTVRSYSNTRSLLMAGQVLDPTTLLLFTLVPTGFFFFLSWALFTHEHIGEIRDDVSRLGPSYWLGVLGWASLLAVLPVVFLAEKFVVPDILPELKNAAEMWWKAPEVAHARSLSEGCYRSQHKSHPDFRRYLSVP, from the exons ACAGTCGCTGGACTGCGTGGAATCAAATCTCTGTCATTTAAACACAGACTTAAGCCATTCAAG AGCGATGAAAGGACCAGAAGTGGTCGACTCGAGAAGTCGTTTTCGATTTATTGAGTCCTGTCTCGGCTTGATGGGCTGTTTGTGTATCAGCTATGCGATTTGGACACCTCGGTGGCTGGATGACCGGGGTCTGTGGACCTCGGGGAATGAGTCCAGACTGGATGACAGCTGGACCACTGAAGACATTGCTAAAG CTCTGGAGGCTGAGAGAGTGTTTGCAGTGGTGGCTTTCCTGATGTCGGTGAGCTCTGGACTGCTGTGTCTCATGTTTGCTCTCTGCTGGACATCTCAAACGGTGCGTTCCTACTCCAACACTCGCTCGCTGCTGATGGCAGGCCAGGTGCTTGATCCGACCACCCTGCTGCTGTTCACACTAGTACCTACAG ggtttttcttttttctcagctGGGCGCTTTTTACACATGAACATATTGGTGAGATCAGGGATGATGTCAGTCGACTCGGTCCGTCCTATTGGCTGGGAGTGTTGGGTTGGGCTTCTCTATTGGCCGTGCTGCCTGTGGTCTTCCTGGCAGAGAAGTTTGTGGTTCCCGACATCCTGCCGGAGTTAAAAAATGCTGCCGAAATGTGGTGGAAGGCTCCTGAGGTTGCACACGCACGATCGTTAAGTGAGGGTTGCTATCGTTCACAGCATaagtctcatcctgacttcaggaGGTATTTGTCAGTGCCTTGA